A DNA window from Daucus carota subsp. sativus chromosome 3, DH1 v3.0, whole genome shotgun sequence contains the following coding sequences:
- the LOC108212998 gene encoding polyprotein of EF-Ts, chloroplastic has product MTPVIPSPTSNVSIIPVANFIRRKNNCSTRCYSLRKYTKQISYAQELPFPLSTSVRYFPHIRSRRLNHPRICSVSATGTDVAVEEVNPPVADEDSSGALENSSGTETSEISSSKEVASPTQGQTKRTRPTRKSDYPPLKNEELVPGASFTGKVKSVQPFGAFVDFGAFTDGLVHVSQLSDSFVKDVAAVVSVGQEVTVRLVEANTETGRISLTMRSSNDANKSQQSPGDGDRTRTPRNAQKSGQRRDDGKKASKFVKGQDLQGKVKNLARAGSFISLPDGEEGFLPTEEEADDGLGSLMGASTLTVDQEVSVRVLRISRGRVTLTMKKEEDVASLDSKLSRGTVHTASNPFLLAFRKNKDIAAFLDEREKDETSVKDAEPIKDVASSTDENVKQDKISKDEVGIVEDAITDASVPVADEQKEPEIIGSDVLDVVDPAVEDAVTDASVAIDEEQKEPETIASDTSDIVDPAVEDDVTDASVAIDDEQKEPETIASDTSDIVDTAVESSEVEAEASTDVLSTEESISSTSVVTDAAPTTEIDIAESEEAIVKEESQVETHSVDSPVETETVELNADESSGGTDSNEQIDAPTTEESAKEEIQATEVVANQIGTSSEADEVPVQIPSTDAIVPPAAPVVGSDVESIPVENGSINNSDGQSNALPEEDATKAISPVLVKQLRNDTGAGMMDCKKALLETGGDVIKAQEYLRKKGLASADKKASRATSEGRIGSYIHDGRIGVLIEANCETDFVSRGDIFKELVDDLAMQVAACPQVEYVNTEDVPAENVEKEKALEMQREDLLSKPEQIRSKIVEGRIRKRLEELSLLEQPFIKDDKVAVKDIVKQTIARIGENMKVKRFARFTLGEGLEKKSVDFAAEVAAQTTAKEIPAPPKEQPAVVETKETNESAPKATVSASLVKQLRDETGAGMMACKKALSETEGDLEKALEYLRKKGLSAADKKSSRIAAEGRIGSYIHDSRIGVLIEVNCETDFVGRSKEFKELVDDLAMQVVASSQVQYVSVEDIPESFVNKEKELEMQREDILSKPENIREKIVEGRVSKRLGELALLEQPFIKDDKILVKDLVKLTIANIGENIKVRRFVRFTLGESTDEETETEVAVEEKN; this is encoded by the exons ATGACCCCTGTGATACCAAGTCCCACAAGCAATGTTTCTATTATTCCAGTAGCTAATTTCATTAGAAGAAAAAACAATTGTTCTACAAGATGCTACAGCTTGCGGAAATATACAAAGCAAATTTCATATGCACAAGAATTGCCTTTCCCACTGTCAACATCTGTTAGATATTTTCCCCATATAAGAAGCCGTCGCTTAAACCATCCAAGAATCTGCTCAGTCTCAGCCACTGGCACTGATGTAGCGGTAGAGGAAGTGAATCCCCCTGTTGCAGATGAAGATTCTAGTGGAGCTTTGGAAAATTCTTCTGGTACAGAAACGAGCGAAATATCATCCAGCAAGGAAGTTGCCAGTCCAACACAAGGCCAGACTAAACGCACCAGGCCCACTAGGAAGAGTGACTACCCTCCACTGAAAAATGAGGAATTGGTTCCAGGGGCAAGTTTCACTGGGAAAGTAAAATCAGTTCAACCTTTTGGCGCTTTTGTCGACTTTGGAGCTTTTACAGATGGCCTTGTGCATGTTTCCCAGTTGAGTGATAGCTTTGTGAAGGATGTTGCTGCAGTGGTTTCTGTAGGACAAGAAGTAACAGTAAGATTAGTGGAAGCAAATACCGAGACAGGACGAATATCTCTTACAATGCGTAGCAGTAATGATGCTAACAAGTCACAGCAATCTCCTGGTGATGGTGATAGAACAAGGACTCCGAGAAATGCACAGAAATCTGGTCAAAGGAGGGATGATGGGAAGAAAGCTTCGAAGTTTGTCAAGGGGCAAGATCTGCAGGGCAAAGTAAAGAATCTAGCCAGAGCAGGGTCTTTTATTTCCCTTCCTGATGGAGAAGAAGGATTCCTGCCTACAGAAGAGGAGGCTGATGATGGATTGGGAAGCCTGATGGGGGCCTCCACCCTGACAGTCGATCAAGAAGTAAGTGTTCGTGTGTTGCGCATCTCTAGAGGACGGGTAACTTTGACAatgaagaaagaagaagatgTAGCATCTCTTGACTCAAAGCTTAGTCGTGGAACTGTTCATACAGCTTCAAACCCTTTCCTTTTAGCGTTTCGTAAGAACAAAGATATTGCTGCCTTTCTAGATGAAAGGGAAAAAGATGAAACTTCAGTCAAAGATGCTGAGCCTATAAAAGATGTAGCTTCTTCTACTGATGAAAATGTAAAACAGGATAAAATCTCCAAGGATGAGGTGGGCATAGTGGAAGATGCTATAACTGATGCTTCTGTTCCTGTTGCAGACGAGCAGAAAGAACCAGAAATCATAGGATCTGACGTGTTGGATGTTGTAGATCCTGCAGTTGAAGATGCTGTGACGGATGCTTCAGTTGCTATTGACGAGGAGCAGAAAGAACCAGAAACCATAGCATCTGACACTTCAGATATTGTAGATCCTGCAGTTGAAGATGATgtaactgatgcttcagttgcgATCGACGACGAGCAGAAAGAACCAGAAACCATAGCATCTGACACTTCGGATATTGTAGATACTGCAGTGGAAAGCTCAGAGGTAGAAGCAGAAGCAAGTACTGATGTATTGTCTACAGAAGAAAGTATATCTTCAACAAGTGTGGTGACTGATGCAGCTCCCACCACAGAGATAGACATTGCAGAATCTGAAGAGGCAATAGTAAAAGAAGAATCTCAGGTTGAAACACATAGTGTGGACTCACCAGTTGAAACTGAAACGGTGGAACTAAATGCTGATGAAAGTAGCGGCGGTACTGACTCAAATGAACAGATAGATGCTCCCACAACTGAGGAGAGCGCAAAAGAAG AAATTCAGGCAACTGAAGTTGTGGCGAACCAAATTGGCACTTCCTCAGAAGCAGATGAAGTCCCTGTGCAGATTCCTTCCACTGATGCTATAGTTCCTCCTGCTGCACCAGTTGTGGGAAGTGATGTGGAGTCTATTCCGGTGGAAAATGGCAGCATCAACAACTCAGATGGACAAAGCAATGCTCTTCCAGAAGAAGACGCGACTAAAg CAATATCCCCAGTTCTTGTAAAGCAGTTACGCAATGATACTGGTGCTGGAATGATGGATTGTAAAAAGGCTCTATTAGAAACTGGTGGCGATGTAATAAAAGCTCAGGAATACCTGAGAAAGAAAGGATTGGCAAGTGCAGATAAAAAAGCCAGTAGGGCCACATCAGAAGGAAGAATTGGTTCTTATATTCATGATGGCAGAATCGGTGTCCTTATAGAGGCTAATTGTGAGACTGATTTTGTTTCACGAGGAGATATATTCAAGGAGTTGGTTGATGATCTAGCCATGCAAGTGGCTGCCTGTCCTCAGGTGGAATATGTCAATACAGAAGATGTTCCTGCGGAGAATGTGGAGAAGGAGAAAGCACTTGAAATGCAAAGAGAAGATCTGTTATCCAAACCGGAGCAGATCAGAAGCAAGATTGTTGAAGGTCGGATAAGGAAAAGGCTTGAAGAGCTATCTTTACTTGAGCAACCTTTCATTAAGGATGATAAAGTAGCGGTCAAGGATATTGTGAAGCAAACAATTGCACGGATTGGAGAAAACATGAAGGTGAAGAGGTTTGCTCGTTTCACACTTGGTGAAGGCTTGGAGAAGAAAAGTGTAGATTTTGCTGCAGAGGTGGCGGCCCAAACTACAGCAAAGGAAATACCTGCACCACCAAAGGAACAGCCTGCTGTAGTAGAAACCAAGGAAACCAATGAATC GGCACCAAAAGCGACAGTATCAGCTTCGTTGGTTAAACAATTGAGGGATGAAACCGGGGCAGGAATGATGGCCTGCAAGAAAGCACTATCAGAAACTGAAGGTGATCTTGAGAAAGCACTAGAATACCTTAGAAAGAAGGGTCTTTCAGCTGCTGACAAAAAGTCCAGCCGGATTGCTGCTGAAGGAAGGATTGGATCTTACATTCATGACTCCCGCATAGGAGTATTAATTGAAGTCAACTGTGAAACTGACTTTGTGGGTAGAAGTAAGGAGTTCAAGGAATTGGTTGATGATTTAGCCATGCAAGTTGTGGCCAGCTCACAAGTGCAGTATGTATCTGTTGAAGACATTCCAGAGAGCTTTGTGAACAAGGAAAAAGAACTAGAGATGCAGAGAGAAGACATTCTATCCAAGCCGGAGAACATAAGGGAAAAAATTGTAGAAGGAAGAGTCTCAAAGAGGCTGGGAGAGCTTGCCCTACTAGAGCAACCTTTTATAAAGGATGATAAGATTCTTGTGAAGGACTTGGTAAAGCTAACTATTGCTAACATTGGGGAGAACATAAAAGTGAGAAGGTTTGTCCGCTTTACTCTAGGAGAGTCAACTGATGAGGAAACAGAAACTGAAGTCGCGGTTGAGGAAAAGAATTGA